One Fibrobacter sp. UWB16 DNA window includes the following coding sequences:
- the leuB gene encoding 3-isopropylmalate dehydrogenase: MSKNYKIAVLPGDGIGPEVMKEAVRVLDVVSKKFGFDVNAEWANVGGAAYDESGSPLPESTLKLGEASDCILFGSVGGPKWEHLPPNLQPERGALLPLRKHFKLFCNLRPARVYKELAGACPLRADIVGDGFNILTVRELTGDVYFGQPKGREGVPGSKEEIGFDTMKYSRYEVERIARFAFDAAMLRNKKVASIDKANVLTTSVLWREVVNEVIKDYPELTLEHLYVDNAAMQLLKRPREFDVLLCPNLFGDILTDECAMLTGSMGLLPSASIAEGSFGLYEPAGGSAPDIAGKGIANPLAQILSVALMLRYTFKEEEAAKAIEAACEKVIAQGYRTGDIYQEGCTKVGTTGMGDAIIKALA, translated from the coding sequence ATGAGCAAGAATTACAAGATTGCAGTGCTCCCGGGCGATGGTATCGGTCCGGAAGTGATGAAAGAAGCTGTCCGCGTGCTGGATGTCGTTTCCAAGAAGTTCGGTTTCGACGTGAACGCCGAATGGGCAAACGTCGGTGGTGCAGCATACGACGAAAGCGGTTCTCCGCTTCCGGAAAGCACCCTCAAGCTCGGTGAAGCTTCTGACTGTATTCTTTTCGGTTCTGTCGGTGGCCCGAAGTGGGAACACCTTCCGCCGAACCTCCAGCCGGAACGCGGCGCTCTCCTCCCGCTCCGCAAGCACTTCAAGCTTTTCTGCAACCTCCGCCCGGCCCGCGTCTATAAGGAACTCGCAGGCGCATGCCCGCTCCGTGCTGACATCGTTGGCGATGGTTTCAACATCCTCACTGTCCGCGAACTGACGGGTGATGTTTACTTTGGCCAGCCGAAGGGCCGCGAAGGCGTTCCGGGTTCCAAGGAAGAAATCGGCTTTGACACCATGAAGTACAGCCGCTACGAAGTCGAACGCATCGCTCGCTTCGCTTTCGACGCCGCTATGCTCCGCAACAAGAAGGTTGCCAGCATCGACAAGGCCAACGTGCTCACCACGAGCGTTCTCTGGCGCGAAGTCGTGAACGAAGTCATCAAGGACTATCCGGAACTCACTCTCGAACACCTCTACGTGGACAACGCTGCCATGCAGCTCCTCAAGCGCCCGCGTGAATTCGACGTGCTCCTCTGCCCGAACCTCTTCGGCGACATCCTCACCGACGAATGCGCAATGCTCACCGGTTCCATGGGTCTCCTCCCGTCCGCTTCTATCGCCGAAGGAAGCTTCGGTCTCTACGAACCGGCCGGTGGTTCTGCTCCGGACATCGCAGGCAAGGGTATTGCTAACCCGCTCGCACAGATTCTCTCCGTGGCCCTCATGCTCCGCTACACCTTCAAGGAAGAAGAAGCTGCAAAGGCTATCGAAGCTGCTTGCGAAAAGGTCATCGCTCAGGGTTACCGCACTGGCGATATCTACCAGGAAGGCTGCACCAAGGTCGGCACGACTGGTATGGGCGACGCTATCATTAAGGCCCTCGCCTAA
- a CDS encoding DUF4423 domain-containing protein, protein MFKALVNFCNAKDDESKMPYWKEMRRIALEYKVRVVDKEAVEYFDGWKNQVVRELAPMMPGATPGQIAKTCCNEITAAEVSKSLEFLTKAGFLKKGADGSYRQTEKNVAASKEGMAYAVHAMQHKMLQLADESIERFEPQERSVSSVTFTVNRECYERIVQEIDSFRRKIAAMPSEIEKADQIYHLNMQLFPLTWKLNKDEDK, encoded by the coding sequence ATTTTCAAGGCGCTTGTCAATTTTTGCAATGCCAAGGATGACGAATCCAAAATGCCGTATTGGAAAGAAATGCGTCGGATTGCGCTTGAGTACAAAGTACGCGTCGTCGATAAAGAAGCTGTCGAGTATTTCGATGGTTGGAAAAATCAGGTTGTTCGCGAACTTGCTCCGATGATGCCTGGCGCCACTCCAGGGCAGATTGCTAAAACTTGCTGCAACGAAATCACAGCCGCAGAAGTCAGCAAATCGCTCGAATTCTTGACGAAGGCGGGATTTCTGAAGAAAGGTGCGGATGGTTCGTATCGCCAGACCGAAAAGAATGTAGCCGCGTCAAAGGAAGGTATGGCCTATGCCGTGCACGCTATGCAGCACAAAATGTTGCAGCTTGCCGATGAATCAATTGAACGATTTGAACCACAAGAACGCAGCGTGTCTAGTGTGACTTTTACGGTCAATCGCGAATGCTATGAACGCATTGTGCAAGAAATCGATTCGTTTCGAAGAAAAATTGCCGCAATGCCTTCGGAAATAGAAAAGGCTGATCAAATTTATCATTTGAATATGCAACTATTCCCGCTAACCTGGAAATTGAATAAAGATGAGGACAAATAA
- a CDS encoding nucleoside monophosphate kinase translates to MSQISAVLIFGAPGSGKGTVGAKLAATTALKHLSTGDIFRGIAPSSESGKLLASYSSKGLLVPDEATVEIFGRFVEGLVNTNKLNPEKDTLLLDGIPRTVAQVDLIKPIVDVKHIFVLDIKDEATIVARLLNRAKIEGRKDDADENVIKNRLKVYKESTAKVLEKYDPKIISHIVGDNTPDEVFLDVLKAYVDFTKNA, encoded by the coding sequence ATGTCTCAGATTTCTGCAGTTCTTATCTTCGGTGCACCGGGTTCTGGCAAGGGCACTGTGGGCGCAAAGCTCGCCGCTACGACCGCTCTCAAGCACCTCTCCACGGGCGACATCTTCCGTGGCATCGCTCCGTCTAGCGAATCCGGCAAGCTCCTTGCTTCTTACTCCAGCAAGGGTCTCCTCGTTCCGGATGAAGCAACCGTTGAAATCTTCGGCCGCTTTGTTGAAGGCCTCGTGAACACGAACAAGCTCAACCCGGAAAAGGACACCCTCCTCCTCGACGGTATTCCTCGCACGGTTGCTCAGGTCGATCTCATCAAGCCGATCGTTGACGTGAAGCACATCTTCGTTCTCGACATCAAGGACGAAGCTACTATCGTTGCCCGCCTCCTCAACCGCGCTAAGATCGAAGGCCGTAAGGACGACGCTGACGAAAACGTCATCAAGAACCGTCTCAAGGTTTACAAGGAATCCACCGCTAAGGTTCTCGAAAAGTACGATCCGAAGATCATCAGCCACATCGTTGGCGACAACACTCCGGACGAAGTCTTCCTCGACGTGCTCAAGGCATACGTGGACTTCACGAAGAACGCTTAA
- a CDS encoding ATP-dependent Clp protease ATP-binding subunit: MADINGIFSAKAKAALQAARIAARNLGSDCVTVEHLLFGLVREDSGVASETLKALKVNLTELSETIQRALSTNGGLMTVGGDAHGGLLTFTAQCKAVLYNAAKIAKEEGVQFIGPEHLMLAILQQTDSPAAATLSTYNVTFENYQEMLMQIKRQADGQPMDDGQPEDEPRERYTQTRQANPQSRSKTPILEHFGRDLTAMARAGKLDPIIGREAEIERLIQILCRRKKNNPALIGEPGVGKTAIIEGLALKIVQRKIPDLLANKRVVTLDVAAMVAGTKYRGQFEERVKGLIMELQRVGNSVILFIDELHTIVGAGGSEGSLDASNIFKPALARGELQCIGATTFDEYRKYIEKDPALERRFQTIVVNPPTVEDSIQILDGLRPKYEQHHNVRYTPDAVRAAVELGERYISERFLPDKAIDVLDEAGARVRLNSIKIPQDLQNMEDELGECLQKKEEAVANQDYTSAAQLRAREEELQNSIAERKKQLQSEESETPIVDDNVIRDVISKMTGIPVRRLGGEEAQKLIHLGDEIKQRVIGQDQAVDAIVKSIRRSRAGIRNNKRPMGSFLFLGPTGVGKTELAKVLCKELFGSEDSLVRIDMSEYMEKHSVSRLIGAPPGYVGFEDGGGQLSEKVRKHPYSVVLLDEIEKAHPDIYNLLLQILDDGILTDSYGRKINFKNTIIIMTSNAGAREVRHSSGMGFTKMGETDDYERMETAIREEVKRVFSPEFLNRVDEQIVFRALSKKDLVSVVDIQMGFLQKNLSDRGILLEMSQEAKEFVVNHNYDASLGARPIRRSIQNLVEDEIAEGLLLGTMTDFSTIYVGVENGKLSFKCEKIKS, translated from the coding sequence ATGGCAGATATTAACGGTATTTTTTCAGCTAAGGCAAAAGCAGCGCTGCAGGCGGCACGTATTGCGGCCCGCAATTTAGGGAGCGACTGCGTAACGGTAGAACACCTTTTGTTTGGTCTTGTTCGCGAGGATTCTGGTGTTGCCTCGGAAACGCTCAAGGCTTTGAAGGTCAACCTGACAGAACTCAGTGAAACCATCCAGCGTGCGCTGAGTACGAACGGTGGCCTCATGACGGTCGGTGGCGATGCCCACGGCGGCCTTTTGACTTTTACGGCGCAGTGCAAGGCTGTGCTTTACAATGCAGCAAAGATTGCCAAGGAAGAGGGCGTCCAGTTCATTGGCCCCGAACACTTGATGCTTGCCATTTTGCAGCAGACCGATTCTCCGGCGGCAGCAACGCTCTCGACGTACAACGTGACGTTTGAAAACTATCAGGAAATGCTGATGCAAATCAAGCGCCAGGCTGACGGACAGCCGATGGATGATGGTCAGCCCGAAGATGAACCGCGTGAACGTTATACGCAAACTCGTCAGGCGAATCCGCAGTCCCGTTCCAAGACGCCGATTCTTGAACATTTCGGTCGTGACCTCACGGCGATGGCTCGCGCAGGCAAGCTTGACCCGATTATCGGTCGTGAAGCAGAAATTGAACGTTTGATCCAGATCCTTTGCCGTCGCAAAAAGAACAACCCGGCGCTCATTGGTGAACCGGGCGTGGGCAAGACTGCGATTATTGAAGGCCTTGCTCTCAAGATTGTGCAGCGCAAGATTCCGGATTTGCTTGCGAACAAGCGCGTTGTGACGCTTGACGTTGCCGCCATGGTGGCAGGTACAAAGTATCGTGGCCAGTTTGAAGAACGCGTGAAGGGCCTCATCATGGAACTCCAGCGCGTTGGCAATTCCGTGATTCTCTTTATCGATGAACTCCACACGATTGTGGGGGCAGGCGGCTCTGAAGGCAGCCTCGATGCTTCGAACATCTTTAAGCCCGCTCTTGCACGTGGTGAACTCCAGTGCATTGGCGCAACGACTTTTGACGAATACCGCAAGTACATCGAGAAGGATCCGGCTCTTGAACGCCGCTTCCAGACGATTGTCGTGAATCCGCCTACGGTCGAAGATTCTATCCAAATTCTCGATGGCCTCCGCCCGAAGTATGAACAACATCACAATGTGCGTTATACGCCGGATGCTGTGCGTGCTGCCGTTGAACTTGGTGAACGCTACATCAGCGAACGCTTCTTGCCGGACAAGGCCATTGACGTGCTCGATGAAGCGGGCGCACGCGTGCGCTTGAATTCCATCAAGATTCCGCAGGATTTGCAGAACATGGAAGACGAACTTGGCGAATGCCTCCAGAAAAAGGAAGAGGCTGTCGCCAACCAGGATTACACTTCGGCAGCCCAGCTTCGCGCTCGCGAAGAAGAATTGCAGAACAGCATTGCCGAACGCAAAAAGCAGTTGCAGAGCGAAGAATCCGAAACGCCGATTGTCGATGACAACGTTATCCGTGACGTCATCAGCAAGATGACGGGAATTCCGGTTCGCAGGCTCGGTGGCGAAGAAGCTCAAAAGCTCATCCACCTTGGCGATGAAATCAAGCAGCGCGTGATTGGGCAGGACCAGGCTGTGGATGCAATTGTGAAATCCATTCGCCGTAGCCGTGCAGGCATCCGCAACAACAAGCGCCCGATGGGCAGCTTCCTCTTCTTGGGCCCGACGGGTGTGGGTAAGACGGAACTCGCGAAGGTGCTTTGCAAGGAACTTTTCGGTAGCGAAGATTCGCTTGTGCGTATCGACATGAGCGAATACATGGAAAAGCATAGCGTGAGCCGCTTGATTGGCGCTCCTCCGGGATATGTGGGCTTTGAAGATGGCGGTGGTCAGCTGAGCGAAAAGGTTCGCAAGCATCCGTATTCTGTGGTGTTGCTCGATGAAATTGAAAAGGCGCATCCGGACATTTACAACTTGCTCCTCCAGATTTTGGACGATGGCATTTTGACGGATAGCTATGGCCGCAAGATCAACTTCAAGAATACGATTATCATCATGACGAGTAACGCTGGTGCCCGTGAAGTTCGCCATAGCAGTGGCATGGGCTTTACCAAGATGGGCGAGACCGACGATTACGAACGCATGGAAACCGCTATTCGTGAAGAAGTCAAGCGCGTGTTCTCTCCGGAATTCCTGAACCGTGTGGACGAACAGATTGTGTTCCGAGCTCTCTCGAAGAAGGACCTCGTTTCTGTCGTGGATATCCAGATGGGATTCTTGCAGAAGAATCTTTCCGATCGCGGTATCCTCTTGGAAATGAGCCAGGAAGCAAAGGAATTTGTCGTAAACCACAATTACGATGCTTCGCTGGGTGCACGCCCGATCCGCCGCTCCATTCAGAATCTGGTGGAAGACGAAATCGCCGAAGGGCTTTTGCTCGGGACGATGACGGACTTCTCCACGATTTACGTGGGCGTTGAAAATGGCAAGCTCTCGTTCAAGTGCGAAAAGATCAAGTCGTAG
- a CDS encoding ABC transporter ATP-binding protein, translating to MSSLLQTVDLRRVFSETGEKLEILKGVNFSMDAGELVALTGSSGSGKSTFLNLVGMLDTPTSGEILFKGKPLSKFSSEERDMYHRKHVGFVFQFHHLLTEFTALENVCVPGRILGTPEKECRERAEMLLETVGLKERLKHLPRELSGGERQRIAIARALMNSPSLVFADEPSGNLDEANSAKLNELFGELNEKFHQAFLIVTHDEKLAQFAKRRVIMHNGVIQNAE from the coding sequence ATGAGTAGTTTATTGCAAACAGTCGACCTTCGCAGAGTTTTCTCCGAGACGGGTGAAAAACTTGAAATCCTCAAGGGCGTGAATTTTTCGATGGATGCGGGCGAACTTGTGGCGCTCACGGGTTCGTCGGGCTCCGGCAAATCGACGTTCTTGAATTTGGTCGGAATGCTTGATACGCCGACTTCGGGTGAGATTTTGTTCAAGGGCAAGCCGCTCAGTAAATTCAGTAGCGAAGAACGCGATATGTACCATCGGAAGCATGTTGGGTTCGTTTTCCAGTTCCATCATTTGTTGACGGAATTTACGGCACTCGAAAACGTCTGTGTGCCGGGCCGCATTCTCGGGACTCCCGAAAAGGAATGCCGTGAACGTGCTGAAATGCTTTTGGAAACGGTTGGACTCAAGGAACGCCTCAAGCATTTGCCGCGAGAACTTTCGGGCGGCGAACGCCAGCGAATTGCAATTGCGCGTGCGCTCATGAATAGCCCATCTCTCGTTTTTGCAGATGAACCGAGCGGTAACCTGGACGAAGCGAATTCGGCGAAATTGAACGAACTCTTTGGCGAACTTAATGAAAAATTCCATCAGGCGTTCTTGATAGTGACGCACGATGAAAAACTGGCTCAGTTTGCAAAACGCCGTGTGATTATGCATAATGGTGTTATTCAGAATGCGGAGTAG
- a CDS encoding FtsX-like permease family protein: MNKLELLIAWRYLGAQRKSLFVSLIGIFSMLGVSIGVFALVVALAAVNGFEEEVTAQMIGKDAHFELMAYNGNPIGPYDSLTQEVQKRVPDVVASSPFIVYKVGISSKKVNDGIVIYGIDPATAKGVTDIHKYIKWGEYSVDSLQDMGGKLRPGIILGTGLAARLRVVVGDKLVLQTFQSPDEAMSAGGPKMMMCVVSGIFETGTYEYDGNLAYVGISDLQKLLGMGNTVTGIQFRIKDHWKAGEAVDSMATWLSYPYYGMDWKSKNITLLKWMNYEKFIVAAVICLIILVAAFNIISSLIMVVIDKTKEIGILRSMGFSKAGVMRVFMLMGSFIGVGGTVVGGSIGLILCKLQEAYHFIKLPGDVYVIPYFPISVHAIDVILIFLIGIVLCVSATLLPAWKASRLDPVGAIRHE, encoded by the coding sequence ATGAACAAACTCGAACTCCTCATTGCTTGGCGTTACTTGGGGGCTCAACGCAAGAGCCTCTTTGTTTCGCTTATTGGTATTTTCAGTATGCTCGGCGTTTCCATTGGCGTGTTTGCGCTGGTGGTGGCGCTTGCGGCGGTCAACGGTTTCGAAGAAGAGGTCACAGCCCAGATGATTGGGAAGGACGCTCACTTTGAACTGATGGCGTATAATGGCAATCCGATTGGTCCGTACGATAGCCTCACGCAGGAAGTGCAAAAGCGTGTGCCTGACGTAGTCGCTTCGTCGCCGTTTATCGTTTACAAGGTGGGCATCAGCTCCAAGAAGGTGAACGATGGCATTGTCATTTACGGCATTGACCCGGCGACTGCTAAGGGCGTGACGGATATCCACAAGTACATCAAGTGGGGAGAATACTCTGTCGATAGTTTGCAGGACATGGGTGGCAAACTCCGTCCGGGAATTATTCTCGGGACTGGGCTTGCGGCGCGCTTGCGCGTTGTCGTTGGTGACAAACTCGTGTTGCAGACATTCCAGAGTCCAGACGAGGCGATGAGTGCTGGTGGCCCGAAGATGATGATGTGCGTGGTGAGCGGCATCTTTGAGACGGGTACTTACGAATACGATGGAAACCTTGCGTATGTCGGCATTTCGGATTTGCAGAAGTTGCTCGGCATGGGGAACACCGTGACCGGCATCCAGTTCCGCATCAAGGATCATTGGAAAGCGGGCGAGGCGGTCGATAGCATGGCGACTTGGCTCTCTTATCCGTACTACGGGATGGATTGGAAGTCCAAAAATATCACGCTCCTCAAGTGGATGAACTACGAAAAGTTCATTGTGGCGGCGGTGATTTGTTTGATTATCTTGGTCGCTGCATTCAACATCATTAGCTCGCTTATCATGGTGGTGATTGATAAGACAAAGGAAATCGGCATCTTGCGTAGCATGGGCTTTAGCAAGGCGGGCGTGATGCGCGTGTTCATGCTGATGGGTAGTTTCATTGGCGTGGGCGGTACCGTTGTGGGTGGCTCGATTGGGCTTATCTTGTGCAAACTGCAAGAGGCTTACCACTTCATTAAGTTGCCGGGCGATGTGTACGTGATTCCGTATTTCCCAATTTCGGTGCATGCGATTGACGTCATTTTGATTTTTTTGATTGGTATTGTGCTTTGCGTGTCTGCAACGCTTTTGCCGGCATGGAAAGCAAGCCGTTTGGATCCTGTGGGGGCGATTAGACATGAGTAG
- the lysS gene encoding lysine--tRNA ligase: protein MAMQDMNDQVMARLAKLDKFKEMGVDAYPHKFNRTHDSKVLKENKDALMVTKEPVAFAGRVVRFNRKGKMCFMHLKDRYGRLQVVVARDEVGEENYEIVKMTDLGDFIGVNGTMFETQSGEYSVRAEKVTMLSKAVRPLPVAKEKIDENGNKVVFNEFADVDTRYRQRYIDMALNDDVKEVFIKRSKIMQAIREYLIEKGFIEVETPTLQPIYGGANARPFTTHHNACDMTLYLRVAPELYLKRCIIGGMEKVFEFCKNFRNEGMDRTHSPEFTGLEFYEAYADYNDMMVHFENIYERACIAANGTTKINYQGKEIDFKAPWPRYSMIEAIEKFGGIKVNDMSDDEIKAKMEELGGHLDGEFTRGRGILELFDLTVEGKLIQPTIIKDMPTESTPLCKKHRTTAGLIEQFEPYANGWELGNAYTELNDPIRQRELLEDQVRRGRGGEGETHPMDENFMHAVESGLPPTGGVGFGIDRMVMLLTNQQTIRDVQLFPLMKPEV from the coding sequence ATGGCAATGCAAGACATGAATGACCAGGTGATGGCTCGCTTGGCTAAGCTCGACAAGTTCAAGGAAATGGGTGTGGATGCTTATCCGCACAAGTTTAACAGGACCCATGATTCCAAGGTTTTGAAGGAAAACAAGGATGCCTTGATGGTGACCAAGGAACCGGTTGCATTTGCCGGCCGCGTTGTGCGTTTCAATCGCAAGGGCAAGATGTGCTTTATGCACCTCAAGGACCGCTATGGCCGCTTGCAGGTTGTGGTTGCCCGTGACGAAGTGGGCGAAGAAAACTACGAAATCGTGAAGATGACTGACCTCGGTGACTTCATCGGTGTGAACGGTACGATGTTCGAAACGCAGAGCGGTGAATACTCTGTGCGTGCCGAAAAGGTGACGATGCTTTCGAAGGCTGTGCGCCCGCTCCCGGTCGCCAAGGAAAAGATTGACGAAAATGGCAATAAGGTTGTGTTCAACGAATTTGCCGACGTGGACACCCGCTACCGCCAGCGCTATATCGACATGGCTTTGAACGACGATGTGAAGGAAGTCTTCATCAAGCGTTCCAAGATTATGCAGGCAATCCGCGAATACCTCATTGAAAAGGGATTCATCGAAGTCGAAACCCCGACCTTGCAGCCGATTTATGGTGGTGCAAACGCCCGTCCGTTTACGACGCACCACAATGCTTGCGACATGACGCTTTACTTGCGCGTAGCTCCGGAACTTTACCTCAAGCGCTGCATCATCGGCGGTATGGAAAAGGTTTTCGAGTTCTGCAAGAACTTCCGCAACGAAGGTATGGACCGTACGCATAGCCCGGAATTCACTGGCCTCGAATTCTACGAAGCCTACGCCGACTACAACGACATGATGGTGCACTTCGAAAACATTTACGAACGCGCTTGCATTGCCGCTAACGGTACGACCAAGATCAACTACCAGGGCAAGGAAATCGACTTCAAGGCTCCGTGGCCGCGCTACAGCATGATCGAAGCCATTGAAAAGTTCGGTGGTATCAAGGTCAACGACATGAGCGACGACGAAATCAAGGCCAAGATGGAAGAACTCGGTGGTCACCTCGATGGTGAATTTACTCGTGGCCGTGGCATCTTGGAACTCTTCGACCTCACGGTGGAAGGCAAGCTCATCCAGCCGACGATCATCAAGGACATGCCTACCGAAAGCACTCCGCTTTGCAAGAAGCACCGCACGACTGCAGGCCTCATTGAACAGTTCGAACCGTATGCCAACGGCTGGGAACTCGGTAACGCTTATACCGAACTTAACGACCCGATCCGCCAGCGCGAACTCTTGGAAGACCAGGTGCGTCGTGGACGCGGTGGTGAAGGTGAAACCCACCCGATGGACGAAAACTTCATGCACGCTGTGGAAAGCGGTCTTCCGCCGACGGGCGGCGTGGGCTTTGGCATCGACCGTATGGTCATGCTCCTCACGAACCAGCAGACCATCCGCGACGTGCAGCTCTTCCCGCTCATGAAGCCGGAAGTGTAG
- a CDS encoding helix-turn-helix transcriptional regulator gives MQAVVEAPPMQNTDEPVSFKVSGKNIPKPVIAFLDALFPDSVRIEDDDDVLEPVEEMDWYKKAKKNINPAKTLKIMRINAGLTQAQLAQKVGLAKQNYNSLERGARPISMLMSKKLADALGTSYLMFFRENKSRSP, from the coding sequence ATGCAGGCAGTCGTGGAAGCGCCCCCTATGCAGAACACTGATGAACCGGTGTCGTTCAAGGTTTCGGGCAAGAATATTCCGAAACCTGTCATTGCCTTTTTGGACGCGCTGTTCCCCGATTCCGTCCGTATCGAAGACGACGATGACGTTCTCGAGCCAGTGGAAGAAATGGATTGGTACAAGAAGGCGAAAAAAAATATAAATCCAGCCAAGACGCTGAAAATAATGCGCATAAACGCAGGACTTACGCAAGCGCAGTTGGCACAAAAAGTTGGTCTCGCAAAACAAAATTATAATTCGCTTGAACGAGGAGCCAGGCCCATTTCTATGCTCATGTCAAAGAAGTTAGCCGATGCGCTCGGGACATCTTATTTGATGTTTTTCCGCGAAAATAAAAGTCGGTCGCCTTAA
- a CDS encoding peptide chain release factor 3, translating into MNPEIEKRRTFAIVSHPDAGKTTITEKFLWYGNVIREAGHVRAKANKSYTVSDWMKIEQQRGISVSSSVLNFPFEGCMFNLVDTPGHQDFCEDTYRALTAVDAALVLIDSVNGVEKQTIRLMNVCRMRHTPIITFINKMDLDGRHVLDLLDQIESVLQIKTAPFTLPIGVGKLFKGVYSIAENTFHTFNPDDGKQEIIQMEGPDDPRLVELCGENWVAQFREEYEMVTGGMDPFDHEKFLKGEMCPVFFGSAVNNFGVRQLLNAFAKLAPPPMIRDTDKRPVKPDEDAFSAFVFKIQANMDPKHRDRTAFLRICSGSFTRGEKVFHVRTGRDIRLAAPTAFLAKDKEVIDHAWAGDIVGINDPGLFRIGDTLTDGEKMNFTGIPDFAPEHFARVTLLNPLKSKQMAKGLAELSEEGATQLYEPLKSAVPVVGVVGELQFDVLKFRLQSEYGADVQLDRVPAHCIRWVKGPEADVGKFAEEYAGDCMMDKERNLVCLFPNEYRLNLALKNYERLSFAETSQG; encoded by the coding sequence ATGAATCCAGAAATTGAAAAACGCCGCACTTTCGCTATTGTCAGCCACCCTGACGCCGGTAAAACCACCATCACCGAAAAGTTCCTGTGGTACGGGAATGTGATTCGCGAGGCTGGTCACGTGCGCGCGAAGGCCAACAAGAGCTACACTGTTAGTGACTGGATGAAGATTGAACAACAGCGTGGTATTTCTGTTTCGAGTTCCGTGCTGAACTTCCCGTTTGAAGGTTGCATGTTCAACCTCGTCGATACCCCGGGGCATCAGGACTTCTGCGAAGACACGTACCGTGCGCTTACTGCCGTGGACGCTGCTTTGGTGCTTATCGATAGCGTGAACGGTGTTGAAAAGCAGACGATTCGCTTGATGAATGTCTGCCGTATGCGCCACACGCCGATTATCACGTTCATCAACAAGATGGACTTGGACGGTCGTCACGTGCTCGACTTGCTCGATCAGATTGAAAGCGTTTTGCAGATTAAGACCGCTCCGTTTACGCTCCCGATTGGCGTCGGTAAGCTTTTCAAGGGCGTCTATTCCATTGCCGAAAACACGTTCCACACGTTCAATCCGGACGATGGCAAGCAAGAAATTATCCAGATGGAAGGTCCGGACGATCCGCGCTTGGTTGAACTCTGCGGTGAAAACTGGGTTGCGCAATTCCGCGAAGAGTATGAAATGGTCACAGGCGGTATGGATCCGTTCGACCACGAAAAGTTCCTCAAGGGCGAAATGTGCCCGGTGTTCTTCGGTTCTGCTGTGAACAACTTCGGTGTGCGCCAGCTCTTGAACGCTTTTGCAAAACTCGCTCCGCCGCCGATGATCCGCGACACCGACAAGCGCCCGGTCAAGCCGGACGAAGACGCTTTCAGCGCATTCGTCTTCAAGATTCAGGCCAACATGGACCCGAAACACCGCGACCGCACGGCATTCCTCCGCATTTGCTCGGGTAGCTTTACCCGTGGCGAAAAGGTTTTCCACGTGCGTACTGGTCGTGACATCCGCTTGGCTGCTCCGACCGCCTTCCTCGCTAAGGATAAGGAAGTCATTGACCATGCCTGGGCGGGCGACATCGTGGGTATCAACGACCCGGGACTTTTCCGCATTGGCGATACGCTTACGGATGGCGAAAAGATGAACTTCACGGGTATCCCGGACTTTGCGCCGGAACACTTTGCCCGCGTGACACTTTTGAATCCGCTCAAGTCTAAGCAGATGGCGAAGGGCCTTGCAGAACTTTCGGAAGAAGGTGCAACGCAGCTCTATGAACCGCTCAAGTCCGCTGTGCCTGTCGTGGGCGTTGTGGGAGAGCTCCAGTTCGACGTGCTCAAGTTCCGCTTGCAGAGCGAATACGGCGCCGATGTACAGCTCGACCGCGTGCCTGCTCATTGCATCCGTTGGGTTAAAGGCCCCGAAGCTGACGTGGGCAAGTTCGCCGAAGAATATGCCGGCGACTGCATGATGGACAAGGAACGCAATCTTGTGTGCCTCTTCCCGAATGAGTACCGCCTGAACCTCGCGCTCAAAAATTACGAACGCCTGAGCTTCGCCGAAACCTCGCAAGGGTAG
- a CDS encoding DNA-deoxyinosine glycosylase has translation MATKKTQSRTAKNTRTWVTHEFPALFDDNSEVLLLGSIPSPKSREQGFYYGHPQNRFWKVLASVLNEPLPATIDAKKAMLLKHHIALWDVLDSCTIIGASDTSIEDIVPNDIATLLAKTKIKRIFCTGTTAHKLYEKYCEAATGIKAVKLPSTSPANCAVKFEKLVEAYKAILSA, from the coding sequence ATGGCAACTAAGAAGACGCAATCTAGAACCGCAAAGAATACGAGGACTTGGGTAACGCATGAGTTTCCCGCACTTTTCGATGATAATTCGGAAGTTCTTTTGCTCGGTTCCATCCCCTCGCCCAAATCGCGCGAACAGGGATTTTACTACGGACACCCGCAAAACCGTTTCTGGAAAGTTCTCGCAAGCGTCTTAAACGAGCCTCTCCCTGCGACCATCGACGCGAAAAAAGCGATGCTTTTAAAGCACCACATCGCCCTTTGGGACGTTCTCGACAGTTGCACCATCATCGGGGCTAGCGACACGAGCATCGAAGACATCGTACCCAACGACATCGCCACACTCCTCGCCAAAACGAAAATCAAGCGCATCTTTTGCACAGGCACCACCGCCCACAAGCTCTACGAAAAATACTGCGAAGCTGCAACCGGAATCAAGGCGGTAAAACTCCCCTCTACCTCCCCCGCCAACTGCGCCGTCAAATTCGAGAAACTCGTAGAAGCGTATAAGGCAATTCTTTCCGCTTAA